One Zootoca vivipara chromosome 9, rZooViv1.1, whole genome shotgun sequence DNA window includes the following coding sequences:
- the UBE2D3 gene encoding ubiquitin-conjugating enzyme E2 D3 isoform X2, which translates to MALKRINKELSDLARDPPAQCSAGPVGDDMFHWQATIMGPNDSPYQGGVFFLTIHFPTDYPFKPPKVAFTTRIYHPNINSNGSICLDILRSQWSPALTISKVLLSICSLLCDPNPDDPLVPEIARIYKTDRDKYNRISREWTQKYAM; encoded by the exons GAACTTAGTGACTTGGCTCGTGACCCACCAGCTCAGTGTTCTGCAGGCCCTGTTGGAGATGACA TGTTTCATTGGCAAGCCACAATTATGGGCCCT AATGACAGTCCATATCAAGGTGGTGTTTTCTTCTTGACAATTCACTTTCCTACAGACTACCCTTTCAAACCACCCAAG GTTGCATTTACAACAAGAATTTATCATCCAAATATTAACAGTAATGGCAGCATTTGTCTCGACATTCTAAGGTCACAGTGGTCTCCTGCTTTAACTATTTCTAAAG TTCTGTTATCCATTTGTTCACTGCTATGTGACCCAAATCCAGATGATCCCCTAGTGCCAGAGATTGCACGTATCTATAAAACAGACAGAGACAA GTACAACAGAATATCTCGGGAATGGACTCAGAAGTATGCCATGTGA
- the UBE2D3 gene encoding ubiquitin-conjugating enzyme E2 D3 isoform X1, which yields MALKRINKELSDLARDPPAQCSAGPVGDDMFHWQATIMGPNDSPYQGGVFFLTIHFPTDYPFKPPKVAFTTRIYHPNINSNGSICLDILRSQWSPALTISKVLLSICSLLCDPNPDDPLVPEIARIYKTDRDKYNRLAREWTEKYAML from the exons GAACTTAGTGACTTGGCTCGTGACCCACCAGCTCAGTGTTCTGCAGGCCCTGTTGGAGATGACA TGTTTCATTGGCAAGCCACAATTATGGGCCCT AATGACAGTCCATATCAAGGTGGTGTTTTCTTCTTGACAATTCACTTTCCTACAGACTACCCTTTCAAACCACCCAAG GTTGCATTTACAACAAGAATTTATCATCCAAATATTAACAGTAATGGCAGCATTTGTCTCGACATTCTAAGGTCACAGTGGTCTCCTGCTTTAACTATTTCTAAAG TTCTGTTATCCATTTGTTCACTGCTATGTGACCCAAATCCAGATGATCCCCTAGTGCCAGAGATTGCACGTATCTATAAAACAGACAGAGACAA GTACAATAGGTTAGCAAGAGAGTGGACAGAGAAATACGCTATGCTGTAG